A single genomic interval of Trichosurus vulpecula isolate mTriVul1 chromosome 6, mTriVul1.pri, whole genome shotgun sequence harbors:
- the LOC118855473 gene encoding fibrinogen alpha chain-like, with protein sequence MSFFRCRFLPNVYPGKPGSVLILSGPGPDFRDLTEHNFCQPAQIFFLDCDDVLKIHPSGAPSGLFSIKPAGSSKFVSVYCDQETSLGGWLLIQQRSDGSLNFNRTWQDYKRGFGKVNAKGEGEFWLGNEYLHLLTQRESVLRVELEDWDGNEVYAEYNVHVGSEAEGYVLRISSYEGTAGDALIEGSVEEGTEYTSHANMKFSTFDQDNDQWEENCAEMYGGGWWYNNCQGANLNGIYYPGGSYDPRDNSPYEIENGVVWIPFRGSDYSLRTVRMKIRPLETQ encoded by the coding sequence ATGTCCTTTTTTCGGTGTAGGTTCTTACCCAATGTATATCCTGGGAAGCCGGGATCTGTTTTAATTCTATCTGGGCCTGGGCCTGACTTTAGAGACTTGACTGAGCATAACTTCTGCCAACCAgctcaaattttctttttagacTGTGATGATGTCCTGAAAATACACCCTTCAGGTGCCCCAAGTGGTCTTTTCAGTATCAAGCCAGCAGGATCCAGTAAGTTTGTTTCTGTTTACTGTGACCAAGAGACCAGTTTGGGAGGATGGCTTTTGATccagcagagaagtgatggatcATTGAATTTTAACCGGACATGGCAAGACTACAAGAGAGGTTTCGGCAAGGTCAATGccaaaggagaaggagaattcTGGCTAGGTAATGAATATCTCCACTTGCTCACTCAGAGGGAATCTGTCCTCCGGGTAGAACTAGAAGACTGGGATGGGAATGAAGTATATGCTGAGTATAATGTCCATGTCGGCTCTGAAGCAGAAGGGTATGTCCTACGGATTTCCTCCTATGAGGGAACTGCTGGGGATGCCCTGATTGAAGGTTCTGTGGAAGAAGGGACTGAGTACACATCTCATGCCAACATGAAATTCAGTACCTTCGATCAAGACAACGATCAGTGGGAGGAGAACTGTGCTGAAATGTATGGAGGTGGCTGGTGGTACAACAACTGTCAGGGGGCCAATCTAAATGGTATTTACTACCCTGGGGGGTCTTATGACCCAAGAGACAACAGTCCTTATGAGATTGAGAATGGAGTGGTCTGGATCCCCTTCAGAGGTTCTGACTATTCCCTCAGGACGGTTCGCATGAAAATCAGGCCTCTAGAGACCCAGTGA
- the FGB gene encoding fibrinogen beta chain isoform X2 → MKRLLLLLLCISIVKSSSNYDGESDIGARGHRPVDKRREGAPTLRPAPPPISRGGYRARPAQPQSSQQIKLERKAPDAGGCLHADADMGVLCPTGCRLQETLVKQERTVRAKVKDLGSEMDSFSGSTSSHFRYVGILKDLWDKRQKQIIDNENAVNGFSTELEKHQIYIQETVNSHIPDNIKVLRSILENLRSKIQKLESDVSAQMDYCRKPCTVSCNIPVVSGKECEEIIRKGGDTSEMYLIQPDSDSKPYRVYCDMKTENGGWTVIQNRQDGSVDFGRKWDAYRNGFGNIATNEVEKKYCGLPGEYWLGNDKISQLTKMGTTELLIEMEDWKGDKVKAHYGGFTVQNEGNKYQISVSKYKGTAGNALMEGASQLVGENRTMTIHNGMFFSTYDRDNDGWVTGDPSKQCSKEDGGGWWYNRCHSANPNGRYYWGGHYSWDMAKHGTDDGVVWMNWKGSWYSLKGMSMKIRPFFPQQ, encoded by the exons ATGAAACGTCTTTTGCTGCTCCTGCTCTGCATTTCCATAGTTAAATCCAGTTCCAACTATGATGGCGAG TCTGACATAGGTGCTCGGGGTCATCGGCCAGTagataagagaagggaaggagctcCAACTTTGAGACCAGCTCCACCTCCCATCAGCAGGGGAGGATACCGAGCACGTCCTGCCCAACCTCAGTCTAGTCAACAGATTAAATTGGAAAGAAAAGCCCCTGATGCTGGAGGCTGCCTCCATGCTGATGCCGATATG GGAGTGTTGTGTCCAACAGGATGTAGGCTGCAAGAAACATTAGTGAAACAGGAAAGAACTGTGAGAGCCAAGGTTAAAGACTTAGGGTCTGAAATGGACTCATTTTCTGGGAGTACTTCTTCCCACTTCCGGTATGTGGGGATCCTGAAGGACTTGTGGGataaaagacagaagcaaatAATAG aCAATGAAAATGCAGTAAATGGGTTTTCCACTGAACTGGAAAAGCATCAAATTTATATCCAGGAGACTGTGAACTCTCATATCCCAGATAACATCAAAGTGCTTCGTTCAATTCTAGAGAACCTAAGAAGCAAAATACAGAAATTAGAAAGTGATGTTTCAGCCCAAATGGACTACTGCCGCAAACCATGCACTGTCAGTTGTAATATCCCAGTTGTTTCAGGCAAAG AGTGTGAAGAAATTATCAGGAAAGGAGGTGATACATCTGAAATGTATCTTATTCAGCCCGACAGTGATAGCAAACCATATAGAGTTTATTGTGATATGAAGACAGAAAATGGAG GCTGGACAGTAATCCAGAACCGTCAAGATGGTAGTGTTGACTTTGGCAGAAAATGGGATGCATACAGAAATGGATTTGGAAATATTGCAACCAATGAAGTGGAAAAGAAATACTGTGGTTTACCag GTGAATATTGGCTTGGAAATGATAAAATTAGCCAGCTTACCAAAATGGGAACCACTGAACTTTTGATTGAAatggaagattggaaaggtgatAAGGTGAAGGCTCATTATGGAGGATTCACAGTACAGAATGAAGGCAACAAGTACCAGATCTCTGTTAGTAAATACAAAGGAACTGCCGGCAATGCCCTAATGGAAGGAGCATCCCAGCTGGTGGGAGAGAACAGGACCATGACTATTCACAACGGCATGTTCTTCAGCACATATGACAGAGATAATGATGGGTG GGTAACTGGAGATCCAAGTAAACAGTGCTCTAAGGAAGATGGTGGTGGATGGTGGTACAACAGATGCCACTCTGCCAACCCTAATGGCAGATACTATTGGGGTGGCCACTACAGCTGGGATATGGCAAAACATGGCACGGATGATGGAGTGGTGTGGATGAACTGGAAGGGGTCGTGGTATTCATTGAAGGGGATGTCTATGAAGATCAGACCATTCTTCCCACAACAATAG
- the FGB gene encoding fibrinogen beta chain isoform X1: MKRLLLLLLCISIVKSSSNYDGEGTNTHKSDIGARGHRPVDKRREGAPTLRPAPPPISRGGYRARPAQPQSSQQIKLERKAPDAGGCLHADADMGVLCPTGCRLQETLVKQERTVRAKVKDLGSEMDSFSGSTSSHFRYVGILKDLWDKRQKQIIDNENAVNGFSTELEKHQIYIQETVNSHIPDNIKVLRSILENLRSKIQKLESDVSAQMDYCRKPCTVSCNIPVVSGKECEEIIRKGGDTSEMYLIQPDSDSKPYRVYCDMKTENGGWTVIQNRQDGSVDFGRKWDAYRNGFGNIATNEVEKKYCGLPGEYWLGNDKISQLTKMGTTELLIEMEDWKGDKVKAHYGGFTVQNEGNKYQISVSKYKGTAGNALMEGASQLVGENRTMTIHNGMFFSTYDRDNDGWVTGDPSKQCSKEDGGGWWYNRCHSANPNGRYYWGGHYSWDMAKHGTDDGVVWMNWKGSWYSLKGMSMKIRPFFPQQ; encoded by the exons ATGAAACGTCTTTTGCTGCTCCTGCTCTGCATTTCCATAGTTAAATCCAGTTCCAACTATGATGGCGAG GGAACTAATACACATAAG TCTGACATAGGTGCTCGGGGTCATCGGCCAGTagataagagaagggaaggagctcCAACTTTGAGACCAGCTCCACCTCCCATCAGCAGGGGAGGATACCGAGCACGTCCTGCCCAACCTCAGTCTAGTCAACAGATTAAATTGGAAAGAAAAGCCCCTGATGCTGGAGGCTGCCTCCATGCTGATGCCGATATG GGAGTGTTGTGTCCAACAGGATGTAGGCTGCAAGAAACATTAGTGAAACAGGAAAGAACTGTGAGAGCCAAGGTTAAAGACTTAGGGTCTGAAATGGACTCATTTTCTGGGAGTACTTCTTCCCACTTCCGGTATGTGGGGATCCTGAAGGACTTGTGGGataaaagacagaagcaaatAATAG aCAATGAAAATGCAGTAAATGGGTTTTCCACTGAACTGGAAAAGCATCAAATTTATATCCAGGAGACTGTGAACTCTCATATCCCAGATAACATCAAAGTGCTTCGTTCAATTCTAGAGAACCTAAGAAGCAAAATACAGAAATTAGAAAGTGATGTTTCAGCCCAAATGGACTACTGCCGCAAACCATGCACTGTCAGTTGTAATATCCCAGTTGTTTCAGGCAAAG AGTGTGAAGAAATTATCAGGAAAGGAGGTGATACATCTGAAATGTATCTTATTCAGCCCGACAGTGATAGCAAACCATATAGAGTTTATTGTGATATGAAGACAGAAAATGGAG GCTGGACAGTAATCCAGAACCGTCAAGATGGTAGTGTTGACTTTGGCAGAAAATGGGATGCATACAGAAATGGATTTGGAAATATTGCAACCAATGAAGTGGAAAAGAAATACTGTGGTTTACCag GTGAATATTGGCTTGGAAATGATAAAATTAGCCAGCTTACCAAAATGGGAACCACTGAACTTTTGATTGAAatggaagattggaaaggtgatAAGGTGAAGGCTCATTATGGAGGATTCACAGTACAGAATGAAGGCAACAAGTACCAGATCTCTGTTAGTAAATACAAAGGAACTGCCGGCAATGCCCTAATGGAAGGAGCATCCCAGCTGGTGGGAGAGAACAGGACCATGACTATTCACAACGGCATGTTCTTCAGCACATATGACAGAGATAATGATGGGTG GGTAACTGGAGATCCAAGTAAACAGTGCTCTAAGGAAGATGGTGGTGGATGGTGGTACAACAGATGCCACTCTGCCAACCCTAATGGCAGATACTATTGGGGTGGCCACTACAGCTGGGATATGGCAAAACATGGCACGGATGATGGAGTGGTGTGGATGAACTGGAAGGGGTCGTGGTATTCATTGAAGGGGATGTCTATGAAGATCAGACCATTCTTCCCACAACAATAG